The proteins below come from a single Streptococcus canis genomic window:
- a CDS encoding YdbC family protein, producing MADFTFKIEEHLLTLSESDKGWTKELNRVSFNGAEAKWDIRTWSPDHSKMGKGITLTNEEFKTILDAFRR from the coding sequence ATGGCAGATTTTACATTTAAAATTGAGGAACATTTGTTAACCTTATCAGAGAGTGATAAAGGATGGACTAAAGAATTAAACCGCGTCAGCTTTAATGGCGCAGAAGCGAAATGGGACATCCGAACATGGAGCCCTGATCACAGTAAGATGGGGAAAGGTATCACCCTGACCAATGAAGAATTTAAAACCATCTTAGATGCTTTTCGTAGATAA
- a CDS encoding peptidase U32 family protein, whose translation MSNMKKRPEVLSPAGTLEKLKVAIDYGADAVFVGGQAYGLRSRAGNFSMEELQEGIDYAHARGAKVYVAANMVTHEGNEIGAGDWFRQLRDMGLDAVIVSDPALIVICSTEAPGLEIHLSTQASSTNYETFEFWKAMGLTRVVLAREVNMAELAEIRKRTDVEIEAFVHGAMCISYSGRCVLSNHMSHRDANRGGCSQSCRWKYDLYDMPFGGERRSLKGEIPEEYSMSSVDMCMIDHIPDLIENGVDSLKIEGRMKSIHYVSTVTNCYKAAVDAYMESPEAFYAIKEELIDELWKVAQRELATGFYYGTPTENEQLFGARRKIPQYKFVGEVVSFDSASMTATIRQRNVIMEGDRIEFYGPGFRHFETVIKDLHDADGQKIDRAPNPMELLTISLPREVKSGDMIRACKEGLVNLYQKDGTSKTVRA comes from the coding sequence ATGTCAAATATGAAAAAACGTCCAGAGGTCTTATCACCTGCTGGAACACTAGAAAAATTAAAAGTTGCGATTGACTATGGCGCAGACGCTGTTTTTGTTGGAGGACAGGCCTATGGTCTAAGAAGCCGTGCTGGGAATTTCTCCATGGAGGAACTGCAAGAAGGCATTGATTATGCTCATGCACGTGGAGCTAAGGTCTATGTTGCTGCCAATATGGTTACCCACGAAGGGAACGAAATTGGCGCGGGTGACTGGTTCCGTCAATTGCGTGATATGGGGCTTGATGCGGTCATCGTTTCAGATCCCGCCTTGATTGTCATTTGCTCAACAGAAGCTCCAGGTCTGGAAATTCATTTGTCAACTCAAGCCTCATCTACCAATTACGAGACCTTTGAATTTTGGAAGGCCATGGGCTTGACCCGTGTCGTATTAGCCCGTGAAGTTAATATGGCTGAACTAGCAGAAATCCGCAAGCGGACAGATGTGGAAATTGAAGCCTTTGTCCACGGAGCCATGTGTATCTCTTATTCAGGTCGCTGCGTCTTGTCGAACCACATGAGTCATCGTGATGCTAACCGAGGAGGCTGTTCACAATCTTGTCGTTGGAAATATGATTTGTACGACATGCCATTTGGAGGAGAGCGTCGTTCCTTAAAAGGGGAAATTCCAGAAGAATATTCCATGTCCTCTGTTGACATGTGTATGATTGACCATATTCCTGACCTCATTGAAAATGGTGTTGATAGTTTAAAAATCGAAGGTCGAATGAAGTCTATCCACTATGTCTCAACTGTAACCAACTGTTACAAGGCAGCTGTAGATGCCTACATGGAAAGCCCAGAAGCTTTTTATGCCATCAAAGAAGAATTGATTGACGAGCTATGGAAGGTTGCTCAGCGCGAATTGGCCACAGGTTTTTACTATGGTACCCCAACTGAAAATGAACAGTTATTTGGTGCTCGCCGCAAAATTCCACAATACAAATTTGTGGGAGAAGTGGTTTCCTTTGATTCGGCTAGTATGACGGCGACGATTCGTCAGCGTAATGTCATCATGGAAGGGGATCGAATTGAATTTTACGGACCAGGTTTCCGTCATTTTGAAACAGTTATTAAAGACTTACATGATGCGGACGGTCAAAAAATTGATCGTGCCCCAAATCCAATGGAACTCTTAACCATTTCCTTACCTAGAGAGGTTAAGTCAGGGGATATGATTAGGGCTTGCAAGGAAGGTCTTGTCAACCTCTATCAAAAAGATGGTACTAGCAAAACCGTTAGAGCCTAA